The sequence below is a genomic window from Thalassobaculum sp. OXR-137.
GGGCAGTCGAAATACACCAATATCGGCCGCGCCCTGGTCGGCATTGTCGACCTGCTGGGCGTGGTCTGGCTCCTGCGCCGCACGACCGTCGGCGCCAACCCCGTTGCGGAAGCGGATCGCACCCCATGATGCCCGTTATGCCTCAGGCGCCGGACAGTCTGTCGGCCCGCCAATGGCTTCTGATCCTGGTGATCGCCGTGGCGGCGCTGATGCCCGGCATCTTCCAGATCCCGGCCATGGACCGCGACGAGGCACGCTATGCCCAGGCGTCGCGCCAGATGCTGGAGAGCGGCGATCTGGTCGATATCCGCTTTCAGGACGTGCCGCGCCATGTGAAGCCGGTGGGCACCTACTGGCTGCAGGCGGCCAGTGCGGAGATTCTTGGCGGCGGACCGCAGGCAGGGATCTGGGCGTACCGCATGCCATCCCTGCTGGCGGCGCTCGGCATCGTCGCCATGACCGCCTGGTTGGCCGCGAGGCTCGGCGGGGCGACGGCCGGCGTGGCGGCGGGGATCGTCATGGCCCTGGCGCTGATCACCGGCGTGGAGGCGCGGACGGCCAAGACCGACGCCCTGCTGGTCGCCGCGATCCTGGCGGCGCAGATCGCGCTGCACCGCATCGCCACACACCCGGACCGGCCCGACGGCTTCTTCGGCGGCGGCCTGCGCTCGCCGGCCGCCTTCTGGCTGTTCCATGGGATCGGGCTGCTGATAAAGGGTCCGATCGTCACCCTGGTGGCGGGCACGACCATCGCCGCCTGGTGCCTGTGGAACCGGGACCGGGAACTGCTGCGGCGGCTGTACTGGCTGCCGGGCGTGGCGCTGACCCTGGCCGTTGTCGCCCCCTGGGTGATCGCGATCACCATGAAGGTGGGGCCGGGCTTTCTGCAGGAATCCATCGGCCACGCGCTGCTGGGCAAGGTGGCGCGCGGCGACGATTCCCACGGCGCCCCGCCGGGCTATCACAGCCTGTTCTTCCTGCTGGTGTTCTGGCCGGGCACCGCGCTGGCGGCCGGCGGCGCCATGCTGGCCTGGACCCGCAGAATCTCCCCCGACATCCGCTTCCTGATCTGCTGGATCGTGCCGACGGTCGTCGTGTTCGAGGCGGTGGCGACCAAGCTGCCGCACTACACCTATCCCACCTATCCGGCGATGGCCGTGCTCGCGGGGCTGTTCCTGGCCACCGGCACCGACCTCGTCGCCGGCGGCAAGGGCCGGATCGCGCAGCGGGTGCTGGGCGTCATCGCGGTGCTGGTGAGCCTGCTGGTTGCCGCGGTGCCTGTGGGCGCGGTGATCCATCTTTCCGGCACGGTCACGCCGGCCGCCATCGCCGCCAGCGGCGTCGGCCTCGTGGTCGTCGCCCTCATGGTCCGGTTCCTGATGGACCTGTCGCTGGCCCGGCTGGTGCCGCTCGCCGCCGGTGTCTGCGTCTTCTACTTCCTGACCTTCGCGGTGGTCGCACCGTCCCTCGACCGGCTCTGGATCGCCCGGTCGCTGCAGCCGGTGGTCGCCACGGCGGCGACCTGCGA
It includes:
- a CDS encoding glycosyltransferase family 39 protein, with amino-acid sequence MPVMPQAPDSLSARQWLLILVIAVAALMPGIFQIPAMDRDEARYAQASRQMLESGDLVDIRFQDVPRHVKPVGTYWLQAASAEILGGGPQAGIWAYRMPSLLAALGIVAMTAWLAARLGGATAGVAAGIVMALALITGVEARTAKTDALLVAAILAAQIALHRIATHPDRPDGFFGGGLRSPAAFWLFHGIGLLIKGPIVTLVAGTTIAAWCLWNRDRELLRRLYWLPGVALTLAVVAPWVIAITMKVGPGFLQESIGHALLGKVARGDDSHGAPPGYHSLFFLLVFWPGTALAAGGAMLAWTRRISPDIRFLICWIVPTVVVFEAVATKLPHYTYPTYPAMAVLAGLFLATGTDLVAGGKGRIAQRVLGVIAVLVSLLVAAVPVGAVIHLSGTVTPAAIAASGVGLVVVALMVRFLMDLSLARLVPLAAGVCVFYFLTFAVVAPSLDRLWIARSLQPVVATAATCETGPLVTAGFSEPSMVFVHGTKTRLSDAVGAVDVLEDQPTCALAVVERRQQDEFLATAAARGLKVEPAGQVQGLNYSRGKEIDITLYRVAPR